Genomic DNA from Methanosarcina sp. MTP4:
AATTGAGCGCAGGGGTATAGAAGAAAGCGATGAAGTCCCGAGTTATGAGACTGTCTACCTCCGGATCCAGGCGATCGAGGAGGCTTTGCGCAAGCTTGAGCCTGTGAACATGCGGGCAATTGACGAATATAACGAGGTGGAACTCAGGCTCTCTGACCTGCAGGGAAAGCGCGATACCCTCTTTACCGAGCGGGAGCAGCTCCTGGACCGCATCGATCAGTATGAGACGCTCAAGCGGGACACTTTCCTGGAGGCTTACGAAGGAATTAATGCCAATTTCAAGGAGATTTTCCACGAGCTTTCCGATGGGATGGGTGAACTTGTACTGACCGACCCCAATGACCCCTTTGCGGGAGGCATGACTCTGAGAGCCCGGCCCAAGGAAAAAACCCTGCAGAGGATCGAGGCCATGTCCGGGGGAGAAAAGAGTCTTACAGCCCTTGCTTTTATCTTTGCGATCCAGCAGTACCGCCCTGCGCCCTTCTACGCCTTTGACGAGATCGATATGTTTCTGGACGGCTGGAACGTGGAAAGGGTTTCGAGAAGGGTCAGGACCTCGGGTTCGAAAGTCCAGTTTATCGTTGTTTCCCTGAGAAAGCCCATGATCCAGGCTGCAAGCCGGACCATCGGCGTCACCATGCAGGAAAACAATATTACGAGCATTACAGGGGTAAGGCTGAATGGATGAGCTTGCGGAAGATGCCGGGACTGCGCTGGAGATCTTTAAGTTGAAGGCTCCGGATGTGTCCTTTGAAGTTTCGGAACCGGTTGATGGCGACTCTTCTTTTTCTGACCCCGGGCCGTTCGGGCTTCCTTCCACTCTCTCCAATATGGGGGTTGACTGGGAGGGGCTTGAACTTTCGGAGTTCGAGACCTACGAACCCCTGGGCATCATGGTCGAACTTGCAAAAAGCGGAAAGATCGATCCCTGGGATATTGACATCGTGGAACTGACCGATAATTTCCTGGGAAGGGTGGAGGAACTCAAGAAAATGGACCTCCGGATTTCTTCCAGGACGCTTCTCTATTCCGCGATCCTGCTCCGCATGAAATCCTCCGGGATTCTTGAGGAAGATGTGCCTGAAGAGGAACCCGACTTTTTCGATTACGATGAATTCCCTGAGCCCGAAAAATTCCCTATCCCGAAACTCCCTGTCCGCCGCCTGTCCACCCGTCCAGTGACTCTGAACGAATTGATTTCCGAACTCAGGAAAGCTGAAAAAGCCCTTTCCAGGAAATATGATAAGAAAGCCCGGCAGGCTTCGGAAGCACGTGAAGCGCCGAAAGGGCCACAACTCAGTACCGGGGATGTTCTGGACATCGCTCACGATGAAGCTATCAGTGTCCGGCTGGACCTTATCTGGGACAGGCTTTCAAAACTGTTTCAGATGCAGCCTTATGTGGTCTTTTCCGTTCTAATGGAGGAGAGTGAAGACCGGGTCATGGATTACATTTCTCTTCTCTTCCTGGCTTCCAGCAAGAAAGTCTGGCTCTGTCAGAAGGAACTTTTCGGGGAGCTTTTCATCTACCCCGGGGCAGAATCCGGTTTTTCCACTGAACACAACCCGTCCTCCTTCCATGAAAATAGCCTGCAAAACGGGGCGGTTTCAGGGCATGAAGTCCCGGGAACTGCTGTCTCTCCGGATGCTGCTGTTTCCTCGGATACCGTTGTCTCTCCGGTTATTGCTGTCCTGGCATCTGACGGTAAAGGTTCTGGCGAAAGTTCTTTAAGGAAGGATGCCCTGAATTCCGAACCTGTAGAGGTTTTCTCCGTCGAAGTAAGTCCGGTAGAATCAAATCCTCTTGAAGACTAAACTACCCTATCTTCAAAACTAAATTCCCCCTCTATAAAAATAAATGATCTTTCTTAAAAACTAAACTGATATTTTAAAGAGTAAGTCTCCTCTTTAAACTAAAAGAACCCTCTTGAAGAGTAATTCTTATCTTTCTATGACATTTATCCTTTTTCCGGAAGTGAAACCTTATGAGTGAGCTTGAAATCATTGAAGCGGCCCTCTTTGCCGCGGGAAGGGCAGTAAGCCTTGAAAAGCTTGCGAAAATAAGCGGCAAACCCAAAAAAACCATACTTTCCGTTCTCAGGGAGTTAATGGAGGACTATGCTTCCCGGGAAACCGGGATGGAGATTGTGGACCTAGGGGAACGCTATGTCATGCAGGTCAAACCTGAGTATTCCGAGCTTATACGGATGGTCGCCCCGAAAGAACTTTCCGCGCCTAAACTCCGGACCCTTTCCATGATCGCCTATCACCAGCCTCTGCTCCAGTCTGACCTTATAGAAATGCGGGGCAGTGGGGCTTACGAGCATATCAGGGACCTGATAGAGCGGGGTTTTGTCGATTCCGTGCCCTGCGGGAGGAGCCGACAGCTTTCCACAACCCTGCTTTTTGCGGATTATTTCGGGCTCAAGCGAAACGACCCTCAGGCTATAAAGGAAAAAATCATCGGGCTTTTGAAAGAGGACGCCGGGCAGAGTGAAATCAACCGGTGGATCGGAAAAAAGACCGTTGCCGTAACTCCCATGTACGAGTCCCTGATGGGGATGTGCGGGATTAAGGACTACCTGGTGATAAACGCCTATTCCCCCTCTAAAGAAGATCTCTCCCGCCTGCTTGAAGTGGATGTCCTGGTCATTTCGGCCGGCTACCTGGAGGAGGTGCGGCAGCACTGCGATGGAGAGATTCTTGAGATGCACTCCACGACCTTTGAAGACCTGATCGAGGCAGTTTCCACAATTGCTGAAGAACTTCAGGATGAAGTGAATCCGGAAACCGTGGAAAAGACTCTTGATAATCTCAGGGAGACAAGGGGAAAATACCTGTCTTCAACCCTTCTTATCAAAAAGAAGGTTCAGCCTGCCACGGACATGGTCTCGAAAATCGTAAATGACCTGAATCTGGGGGTTTCGGCGGACGGGGTCCTGATAGCCCCTGATTACGGGACCTCGAAAAGTGGGGCAAAAATCGGAAAAGGGGCGGAAATCCTTCTTCCCACTCACCGCACTGTGGAAGGAGACCTTTTCCGGCGGGTCTGTTTGAAGTACGATGCTGTGCTCGATGGCCTGAAAAAAATTGAGGACTGAATGATCCTGTAATCGGCTCTTCTCCTCCCTTTCTTTTCTAAATTTCTTTGTTCCTCTTGCGCCTTCGATTTAAGTTTTTCCGTAGTATATATACTCTCTTTATATATCATTTATATAGGATGCGTGTCATTTAACTATAGCTTTATATACTGGTTAGAGGATATTACTTTTGCTTTATATACCGAGGGTTGTCCAATGAGTGAATCTAGCATCAAGATCGAAAACGTGGTTGCATCCACCAAACTTGCTGAAGAATTCGACTTAACCGTAATCGAATCCGAGTTCGAAGGGGCCGAGTATAACAAGCAGAAATTCCCGGGGCTTGTCTACAGGGTTTCTGACCCCAAGGCCGCATTCCTTGTCTTCACCTCAGGGAAAGTGGTCTGCACCGGGGCAAAGAACGTGGCTGACGTACACACCGTTATAGGCAACATGGCAAAGAAGCTCAATGGCATAGGGATCACGACTATAGAGAACCCGCAGATAACGGTGCAGAACATTGTCGCCTCAGCTGACCTGCACACAATCCTTAACCTTAACGCCATTGCAATCGGGCTCGGGCTTGAAAACATTGAATATGAACCTGAACAGTTCCCCGGACTTGTATACAGGATCGATGTGCCAAAGGTGGTAGTCCTGATCTTCAGTTCCGGAAAACTGGTGGTAACCGGCGGCAAATCCCCCGAAGACTGTGAAAAGGGTGTGGAAGTCGTCCGCACACAGCTCGACAACATGGGGCTTTTATAAGAACAATTCCTTACCTTTACAAAAATCCCGCCTCCTTTCCGACGGTTACCATTTGCGGAAAGGAGTTTTTTAATAAAAACGGATTCCACATTTATATGTAGAGGTCCGGCAAAGGATATGTGTGAACCTTGAACAGCGCAGACGTTTGCATCCTGATTCCCACCCTGAACGAAGCCGCCACCATCGGCCAGCTCATTAAGGATTTCAAAGCAGAAGGCTTTTCCAATATTCTGGTAATTGACGGAAATAGCAGGGATAGAACGAAGGAAATTGCAGAGGCCGAAGGGGCAAAGGTGGTCCTGCAGACCGGGAAAGGCAAGGGGCAGGCAATGATCCAGGCCTTTCGGCTTATAAAAAGCCCGTATGTCCTTTTGATTGACGGGGACGGGACCGAACTTGCCAGTGATGCCCATTCCCTGCTTGCCCCGGTTCTTGAAGGCAGGGCTGATCATGTGGTAGGGAACCGGCTTGTAAACTATGAGTCAGGGGCCTTTACAAAACTAAACCTCGTTGGCAACCACCTGATAAACATGCTTTTTGATCTTGCTTACGGGGCGCAGCTAAAGGACATCCTTTCAGGCTACAGAGCCTTTACCCTGGAAAGCATCAGGGAACTGGAACTGAACAAGACAGGGTTTGAAATCGAGACCGAAATCTCGGTTGAGTGTGTTCTGAAAAACCAGAGGATTCAGGAAATTCCCATAACCTATCTCCCGAGAAGCGAGAAAGGTGCAACCAAACTAAATCCCCTGAAAGACGGGCTCCGGATAGGCTCCACGATCTACAGGCTTGCCAAAGTCCATAACCCCATGTTCTATTTCGGAATCCTTGGCTCCTTTTTTATCCTGGCAGGGCTTTTCACGGGGACCTTCGTGGTCTTTCAGTGGTTCCAGGGAATCACCCGCATCCCCCTTTCAATCCTCACGACCCTGCTTATTATCTTCGGCCTGCAGATGTTTATTTTCGGGATGCTTAGCGACCTGATAGTTTCCCTGCACCGGCAGACCCTCCGTTTAATCAAAGAACAAAATAAGTGAGGATTCAAATTCTCTTCTTTTTTGGGAATTTACCAATTATTATAGGTGGTGCTAATATTTTTCTTCCTTTTTTTCTTTTTCTTCCCTTTTTTCATCTGTTTTCACTGCTTTTTCTTCTTTTTTCCCCCACCTCTCTCCTTCCTCTTTCTCTCTTGAATAAATCAATTTTACTTGATTTGACGCCTTCTTGGTTTTCAATTTCGGAATCATGTGGCTTTAAACTCAAGTTAATTTGTCTTTGATTAAAGTTTATCTTTTAACAATTGTTATATATAATTACGCACTTTCTATGTTCAAAGATCCTTACCTACGCTTATACAACTGATATTACAGCTGATATTACAGCTGATATTACAGATGAAACTAACTTGAGGTTATAAATATGACAATTGTGGAAGATGCCAAAAATGGAATAATCACCGAAGAGATGAAGATCGTTGCAAAGGAAGAAGGTCTTGACCCTGAATTCATCCGCCGCGGGATCGCAGCCGGAAGAGTCGTAATCCCCACCTCCCCCTACAGGGACGTTAAGCTCTGTGGGCTTGGAGAAGGCCTGAGGACCAAGATCAACGCTTCTATCGGTGTGTCCTCTGACATCGTTGACGAAGATATGGAAGT
This window encodes:
- a CDS encoding segregation/condensation protein A, translating into MDELAEDAGTALEIFKLKAPDVSFEVSEPVDGDSSFSDPGPFGLPSTLSNMGVDWEGLELSEFETYEPLGIMVELAKSGKIDPWDIDIVELTDNFLGRVEELKKMDLRISSRTLLYSAILLRMKSSGILEEDVPEEEPDFFDYDEFPEPEKFPIPKLPVRRLSTRPVTLNELISELRKAEKALSRKYDKKARQASEAREAPKGPQLSTGDVLDIAHDEAISVRLDLIWDRLSKLFQMQPYVVFSVLMEESEDRVMDYISLLFLASSKKVWLCQKELFGELFIYPGAESGFSTEHNPSSFHENSLQNGAVSGHEVPGTAVSPDAAVSSDTVVSPVIAVLASDGKGSGESSLRKDALNSEPVEVFSVEVSPVESNPLED
- the scpB gene encoding SMC-Scp complex subunit ScpB; its protein translation is MSELEIIEAALFAAGRAVSLEKLAKISGKPKKTILSVLRELMEDYASRETGMEIVDLGERYVMQVKPEYSELIRMVAPKELSAPKLRTLSMIAYHQPLLQSDLIEMRGSGAYEHIRDLIERGFVDSVPCGRSRQLSTTLLFADYFGLKRNDPQAIKEKIIGLLKEDAGQSEINRWIGKKTVAVTPMYESLMGMCGIKDYLVINAYSPSKEDLSRLLEVDVLVISAGYLEEVRQHCDGEILEMHSTTFEDLIEAVSTIAEELQDEVNPETVEKTLDNLRETRGKYLSSTLLIKKKVQPATDMVSKIVNDLNLGVSADGVLIAPDYGTSKSGAKIGKGAEILLPTHRTVEGDLFRRVCLKYDAVLDGLKKIED
- a CDS encoding TATA-box-binding protein; protein product: MSESSIKIENVVASTKLAEEFDLTVIESEFEGAEYNKQKFPGLVYRVSDPKAAFLVFTSGKVVCTGAKNVADVHTVIGNMAKKLNGIGITTIENPQITVQNIVASADLHTILNLNAIAIGLGLENIEYEPEQFPGLVYRIDVPKVVVLIFSSGKLVVTGGKSPEDCEKGVEVVRTQLDNMGLL
- the aglJ gene encoding S-layer glycoprotein N-glycosyltransferase AglJ, producing MNSADVCILIPTLNEAATIGQLIKDFKAEGFSNILVIDGNSRDRTKEIAEAEGAKVVLQTGKGKGQAMIQAFRLIKSPYVLLIDGDGTELASDAHSLLAPVLEGRADHVVGNRLVNYESGAFTKLNLVGNHLINMLFDLAYGAQLKDILSGYRAFTLESIRELELNKTGFEIETEISVECVLKNQRIQEIPITYLPRSEKGATKLNPLKDGLRIGSTIYRLAKVHNPMFYFGILGSFFILAGLFTGTFVVFQWFQGITRIPLSILTTLLIIFGLQMFIFGMLSDLIVSLHRQTLRLIKEQNK